A section of the Oryzias melastigma strain HK-1 linkage group LG14, ASM292280v2, whole genome shotgun sequence genome encodes:
- the LOC112142959 gene encoding RING finger protein 145, with the protein MAVKDRVEAVLNVGLRVPSIMLLDVLYRWDVSSFFQKIQRSSLSNNPLFQYKYLALYLHYVGYILSLVLLTLPRQHLVKLYLYVLTALLLFAGHQVSRDYVRSELDSGYEGPIYLEPLSMNRFSTALIGQLVVCTLCSCVMQTKRIWLFSAHLLPLVARLCLVPLETIVFINKFSMIFTGLEVIYFLASNLLVPYNLAKTAYRELAQVVEVYGLLALGMSLWNQLVLPVLFMCFWLLLFTLQIYTYFSTRDQPTSRERLLFLFLTSVAECCSTPYSLLGLVFTVSFIALGVLTLCKFYLQGYRAFMNDNTMHRGMTEGITLLILAVQTGLIELQVIHRAFLLSIILFIVVASILQSMLEIADPIVLALGASRDKSLWKHFRAVSLCLFLLIFPAYMSYMICQFFHMDFWLLIIISSSILTSLQVLGTLLIYVLFMVEEFRKAPVENMDEVIYYVNGTYRLLEFLVAVCVVCYGVSETVFGEWSVMGSTIILVHSYYNVWLRAQLGWQSFLLRRDAVNKIKSLPTASDAQLEQYNDICAICFQDMNSAVITPCSHFFHAGCLKKWLYVQETCPLCHAQLKSQSPAASVPADAPPANQNPGGQGDAAACNDTNDETAEKERDEEEDGPSAASSSSKTNSHQTTTTEDGPSSSSTPDTLDTPSTSSSLVPASTWKQSSSQMTAESASPLRDQLSPSERLAGHSEECSPPPCSL; encoded by the exons ATGGCAGTGAAGGACCGCGTGGAGGCTGTGCTCAATGTGGGTCTGCGTGTTCCCAGCATCATGCTGCTCGACGTCCTTTACCGCTGGGACGTGAGCTCCTTCTTCCAGAAGATTCAACGCTCCAGCCTGTCCAACAACCCGCTGTTTCAGTACAAATACCTGGCACTCTATCTGCATTACGTAG GTTACATCCTGAGCTTGGTGCTCCTGACTCTGCCGCGTCAGCACCTGGTTAAACTGTACCTGTACGTCCTGactgctctgctgctcttcGCTGGTCACCAGGTTTCGAG gGATTATGTTCGCAGTGAACTGGATTCTGGTTATGAAGGACCTATTTATCTGGAACCGCTCTCCATGAACAGGTTCTCCACGGCTCTCATAG GTCAGCTGGTGGTGTGCACACTGTGCTCCTGTGTAATGCAAACCAAGAGGATTTGGCTCTTCTCGGCTCACCTCCTCCCTCTGGTGGCCAGATTGTGTCTGGTCCCCCTGGAGACCATTGTGTTCATCAATAAGTTCTCCATGATCTTCACAGGCCTGGAGGTCATTTACTTTCTGGCGTCTAACTTACTGGTACCATACAACCTGGCCAAAACTGCCTACAGGGAGCTCGCTCAG GTGGTGGAGGTGTACGGCCTCCTGGCGTTAGGGATGTCTCTGTGGAACCAGCTGGTCCTTCCCGTTCTCTTCATGTGTTTCTGGCTGCTGCTCTTCACCCTGCAGATCTACACGTATTTCAGCACCAGAGACCAGCCGACCTCACGGGAGAGACTTCTTTTCTTATTCCTCACCAG CGTTGCAGAATGTTGCAGTACCCCCTACTCTCTGCTGGGGCTCGTTTTCACCGTTTCCTTCATCGCTCTCGGAGTTCTCACTTTATGCAAGTTCTACCTGCAGGGCTACAGAGCCTTTATGAACGACAACACCATGCACAG AGGAATGACGGAGGGCATCACCCTGCTGATTCTCGCTGTCCAAACCGGCCTGATAGAGCTGCAGGTCATCCATCGAGCCTTCCTTCTCTCCATCATCCTCTTCATAGTCGTTGCTTCCATCCTGCAGTCCATGCTGGAAATCGCTGATCCCATCGTCCTGGCGCTGGGGGCCTCTAGAGACAA GAGCCTGTGGAAGCACTTCCGAGCCGTGTCCCTGTGCCTCTTCCTCCTGATCTTTCCAGCCTACATGTCTTACATGATCTGTCAGTTCTTCCATATGGATTTCtggctcctcatcatcatctctTCATCAATCCTCACCTCTCTTCAG GTTCTTGGTACTCTGCTGATCTACGTCCTCTTCATGGTGGAGGAGTTTCGGAAAGCTCCGGTGGAGAACATGGATGAGGTCATCTACTATGTCAATGGGACCTACAGATTGCTGGAGTTTCTG GTTGCAGTGTGCGTGGTGTGCTACGGCGTCTCAGAAACCGTGTTTGGGGAGTGGAGCGTCATGGGAAGCACCATCATCTTGGTCCACTCGTATTATAACGTCTGGCTCCGAGCCCAGCTGGGCTGGCAGAGCTTCCTGCTCAGGAGGGACGCGGTAAACAAGATCAAAAGTCTCCCCACAGCAAGCGACGCTCAGCTGGAACAGTACAACGACATCTGTGCCATTTGCTTCCAG GACATGAACAGTGCTGTGATCACGCCGTGCAGCCACTTCTTCCACGCTGGCTGTCTGAAGAAATGGCTGTACGTCCAAGAAACATGTCCTCTCTGTCACGCACAACTCAAAAGCCAATCACCAGCCGCCAGCGTCCCCGCCGACGCccctccagccaatcagaatcctgGAGGACAAGGAGACGCGGCAGCCTGCAACGATACGAATGACGAGACCGCGGAGAAGGAaagagacgaggaggaggatggaCCTTCAGCTGCAAGCAGCTCCTCTAAAACAAATTCACATCAGACGACGACGACGGAGGACggcccctcctcttcctccacccCCGACACATTAGACACGCCCAGCACCTCTTCATCTCTTGTCCCCGCCTCCACCTGGAAGCAGTCGTCCTCACAGATGACTGCCGAGTCTGCGAGTCCACTCCGGGATCAACTGTCGCCGTCTGAGCGACTCGCCGGCCACTCTGAGGAATGTTCCCCCCCGCCATGCAGCCTCTGA